The Streptomyces sp. NBC_01276 genome contains the following window.
TGGGCACGCTGGAACGGGTCTCGGAGAAGGCCCGCAACAACACCTCCGCCCGGTTCGCCGCCAAGTCGACCGAGGCCGGGGAGGACGGCGCCCGCCGCTTCGTGGACGCGCTGCCCGTGCTGCGCCGGGTCGGCGACGGTGAGGCCGCGGCCGTGGCCGCCTCCCTGGGCCCGTACCTGAAGACCCTCTCGGGGGACCGGCTGCCGCTGCTGGCCCGGTACGCGGTCCAGGACGTGGCGTTCCGGGTCGTGGGCACCGGGAGCGTGGGCACCCGGTCGTACGTGGTGCTGCTGCAGGACCACCGGGGTGAGCCGCTGGTGCTCCAGGTGAAGGAGGCGCGGCCGTCGGTGCTGCTGCCGTACCTGCCGGGGCTGGGCTTCCACGCGCCGCGGGAGGAGCACGAGGGCCGCCGGGTGGTGGCCGGGCAGAAGATGATGCAGGTGGTCTCCGACATCCTGCTGGGCTGGACCACGGTGGAGGGCCGGCCCTTCCAGGTCCGCCAGTTCCGCAACCGCAAGGGCAGCGTGGACCCGGCGGCGCTGGCCGTCGACCAGATCGACGACTACGGCCGGATGACCGGCGCCCTGCTGGCGCGGGCGCACGCCCACAGCGCGGATCCGCGGGTGCTGGCCGGGTACTGCGGCAAGAACGAGGAACTGGACGAGGCCGTCGCCACGTTCGCGGTGGCCTACGCCGATCGCAGCGAGGCCGACCACGCGGACCTGGTGGCCGCGGTGAGGGCGGGCCGGATAGCGGCGGAGTTCGGGGTCTGAGGTTCTGAAGTCCCGGCTGAGGGGCTGAGGGCCGGCTCGGGTGCGCCGTGGTTCAGGTGGGCTGTGTTCACGAGGGCCGTGTTCACCAGGCCGTGTTTGACGTGAGCTGTGTTTCACGTGAGCTGTGTTTCACGTGAGCTGTGTTTCACGTGAAACATGGCGCCCCGCGCTGGCCGTAGGCTGGCCGGGTGAGCGAGCAGAGCGAGCAGACAGTTCCCGAAGAGCCCGGCGCCTCCGGTGACGAGCGGCCCGAGGCGCGGCTCGACCGGGCCGTGCGGGCCGCCGAGCAGGCGCTGATCGAGTTCGAGATCGCCGTGGAGACCTTCCGGGTGGAGGTCGAGAACTTCT
Protein-coding sequences here:
- a CDS encoding DUF2252 domain-containing protein; this translates as MVTVPKQQTADAVNAVNAVNAAYAADAGGAAGAAAGRGGGRIPRVEGFGSRAVPGSQKEAGKALRARVPRAAHAHFEAPAGRPDAVRAVEESNVGRVDELTPIRVGRMAANPFAFLRGAAGLMAHDLSGGPVTGVGAQLCGDAHAANFGLYGDARGRLVMDLNDFDETVFGPWEWDVKRLAASLVLAGRVAGADEDTCRAAARDAVGAYRRTMRLLAKLPALDAWNAIADEELVSHTDARDLLGTLERVSEKARNNTSARFAAKSTEAGEDGARRFVDALPVLRRVGDGEAAAVAASLGPYLKTLSGDRLPLLARYAVQDVAFRVVGTGSVGTRSYVVLLQDHRGEPLVLQVKEARPSVLLPYLPGLGFHAPREEHEGRRVVAGQKMMQVVSDILLGWTTVEGRPFQVRQFRNRKGSVDPAALAVDQIDDYGRMTGALLARAHAHSADPRVLAGYCGKNEELDEAVATFAVAYADRSEADHADLVAAVRAGRIAAEFGV